In a single window of the Streptomyces sp. NBC_00353 genome:
- a CDS encoding protein kinase domain-containing protein codes for MLSSASRLRALYLNVGAGGAVAGLTQAGFDAQLAVEPDRYAAATLRRAGLPAVRHEGLSTCPTNLFAPGALDLLYGRNTQEPLDAGDHVPVLLEHVDVQRPRAFVLETDASVFDDRHKGYRDMVLGSLDGLGYPTTHWTVYDARDYGAPSPWCAAFLVALRDEQASFEPPLPTPKALTPSTLSSVLDTSMRLRFRGHVGARGEGACQRWRERAETSSVPRLVDVLDADEAEDVPYPDEVKAWRACGINILRLADDLKNPQASLLGPDGPYLTVEQAALLRGFPEGYPFEGSSRTVYRQILHSTAPAVARALGRAVAKALERAEESAPDIELFPLPPMPEPTSAKRTALGRYDLVRAKARGDRKDYRLDRLPMEEGGQAQVFRAVHKETDTEVAFKRRSSKRETAVARMRREIEVSQLLGQQAHYMPILDSSPQDGWLVMPMAQATAEGRHDDLRDPASLRGLVEALMDVLEIAHTHDWLHRDVKPSNILLLDGQWTLADWGIVRRPRGQTTKAGRTRFEIGTEGFAAPELFVAAHEATPSADIYGIGRVIAWALTGKYPQTNVQLLPDPGPWRNITRVATHADPKRRPQTVEELRELINRELTEPAELPTDRAKRLWEEVRADDPAAVTSLLELIADHPEDYELYLHTLTGLPAEQAGPWLSRNPQGSDRLLKAMAEHAYSQGARRVQFGEAARAVIWLHTLAEFSAAKDDWDLLDEAVRTMCTWDAAWDQWNAQGQIAPWLRSLSGKSAQLVAAVLRDYPRSARHFSDLARDGTVDLWIRQAIREAVGTP; via the coding sequence ATGTTGAGCAGTGCGTCACGCCTGCGCGCGCTCTATCTCAACGTGGGAGCCGGAGGGGCCGTCGCCGGACTGACGCAGGCCGGCTTCGATGCTCAACTCGCAGTGGAGCCGGATCGGTACGCAGCGGCAACCCTGCGCCGGGCAGGGCTGCCCGCCGTCCGGCACGAGGGCCTCAGTACGTGTCCGACGAACCTGTTCGCCCCCGGGGCACTGGATCTCCTCTACGGACGTAACACGCAGGAGCCGCTCGACGCAGGCGACCACGTTCCCGTGTTGCTGGAGCACGTCGACGTGCAACGGCCTCGTGCGTTCGTCCTGGAAACGGACGCAAGTGTCTTCGACGACCGACACAAGGGCTATCGAGACATGGTGCTCGGTAGCCTGGACGGCTTGGGATACCCCACCACGCACTGGACCGTGTACGACGCCCGGGACTACGGCGCTCCCAGTCCATGGTGTGCGGCTTTTCTCGTTGCCTTGCGCGACGAGCAGGCTTCCTTTGAGCCTCCGTTGCCTACTCCTAAGGCGCTGACGCCATCGACCCTTTCCAGCGTTCTCGACACGAGCATGCGATTGAGATTCCGCGGGCACGTAGGTGCCAGAGGGGAAGGGGCCTGTCAAAGGTGGAGGGAGCGCGCCGAGACCTCTTCTGTTCCGCGGCTGGTCGACGTGCTGGACGCAGATGAGGCAGAAGATGTCCCTTATCCGGATGAGGTCAAAGCCTGGCGCGCTTGCGGGATCAACATCCTCCGCTTAGCCGACGACCTCAAGAACCCCCAGGCATCGTTGCTCGGTCCCGACGGACCCTACCTCACCGTAGAGCAGGCTGCGCTGCTGCGGGGATTTCCTGAAGGCTATCCTTTCGAAGGCAGCTCACGGACCGTCTACCGGCAGATCCTGCACTCCACCGCGCCCGCTGTGGCACGTGCCCTGGGGAGGGCAGTCGCTAAAGCGCTGGAACGCGCGGAGGAGAGCGCGCCCGATATCGAACTGTTCCCGCTGCCCCCAATGCCCGAGCCTACGTCTGCCAAGAGAACTGCTCTGGGTCGCTACGACCTGGTACGAGCTAAAGCCCGCGGTGACCGTAAGGACTACCGCCTCGACCGACTCCCCATGGAGGAGGGCGGGCAAGCACAGGTTTTCCGGGCAGTGCACAAGGAGACCGACACCGAAGTCGCTTTCAAGCGCCGCAGTTCGAAGCGTGAAACAGCCGTCGCACGGATGCGGCGAGAGATCGAGGTATCCCAACTCCTGGGCCAGCAGGCCCACTACATGCCCATCCTCGACTCCAGCCCACAAGACGGGTGGCTCGTCATGCCGATGGCACAGGCGACCGCGGAGGGTCGGCACGACGACCTCAGGGATCCTGCATCGCTACGCGGTCTGGTCGAGGCGCTAATGGACGTGCTGGAAATCGCTCACACTCACGACTGGCTTCACCGCGACGTCAAGCCCTCCAATATCCTGCTGCTGGACGGTCAATGGACTCTCGCCGACTGGGGGATCGTCAGGCGGCCGAGAGGCCAGACCACGAAGGCTGGACGCACTCGCTTCGAGATTGGCACGGAGGGCTTCGCGGCACCGGAACTCTTCGTCGCGGCGCACGAGGCCACACCCTCCGCAGATATCTACGGGATTGGGCGTGTTATTGCGTGGGCATTGACAGGCAAATATCCGCAGACGAACGTGCAGCTCCTGCCTGACCCAGGACCGTGGAGGAACATCACTCGGGTCGCTACGCATGCCGATCCGAAGCGGAGGCCGCAGACCGTCGAGGAACTCCGCGAACTTATAAACCGCGAACTTACCGAACCAGCGGAACTGCCGACCGACCGAGCGAAGCGGCTGTGGGAAGAGGTGCGTGCGGACGATCCGGCGGCTGTGACTTCCTTGCTCGAGTTGATCGCGGATCATCCTGAAGACTATGAGTTGTATCTTCATACGCTGACGGGGCTTCCGGCCGAACAAGCAGGGCCGTGGCTCTCTCGTAATCCCCAAGGGAGCGATCGTCTCCTCAAAGCGATGGCTGAGCACGCTTATAGCCAAGGTGCACGCCGTGTTCAGTTCGGTGAGGCAGCCCGCGCTGTGATATGGCTTCACACCCTTGCGGAATTCTCTGCTGCCAAGGACGACTGGGACCTTCTCGACGAAGCTGTCCGCACGATGTGTACCTGGGACGCCGCATGGGACCAATGGAACGCACAAGGCCAAATCGCGCCCTGGCTGCGTTCCCTATCAGGGAAGTCCGCCCAGCTTGTAGCGGCGGTTCTGCGTGATTACCCGCGCTCTGCGCGACACTTCTCCGACTTGGCGCGAGACGGGACGGTGGACCTGTGGATCCGACAGGCGATTCGTGAGGCCGTGGGGACACCGTAG
- a CDS encoding IS110 family transposase, giving the protein MTTRQCSTSSSTDPPVPGEVVLGVDTHGETHTAAVVSPLGKVLGTESFPATAAGYRRLLVWARKLGTVRRAGVEGTGTFGAGLSRYLLAQHVQVYEVNRPDRTARRLLGKSDPLDAQAAARAVLSGRARARAKTGDGPVHSARMFKLAKDSAVKARTQAINQLKAVLVIADPALRERLSSLGNAELFRTCARLGPPDGGGDEDAVAQATHMTLRMLAERIEQLTGQIDELNQRLTQLVEHHAPQLLVPVGIGPDSAVTLLITMGDNPERLNTEASFAALCGVSPVEYSSGRRSTRRLNHGGDRQANAALHRIVFTRLRHDPRTQAYYERRTQEGKTRREIIRCLKRYAAREVFNLVRTVPGVPPL; this is encoded by the coding sequence ATGACGACCAGACAATGCAGCACCTCCTCCAGTACGGATCCTCCCGTTCCGGGCGAGGTCGTCCTGGGCGTGGACACGCACGGCGAGACTCATACCGCCGCCGTGGTCTCCCCGCTGGGGAAGGTCCTGGGTACCGAGTCCTTTCCGGCCACGGCGGCCGGCTACCGTCGGCTGCTCGTCTGGGCCCGCAAGCTGGGGACGGTGCGCCGGGCCGGCGTGGAGGGCACCGGCACCTTCGGAGCGGGCCTGTCCCGCTACCTGCTGGCTCAGCACGTCCAGGTGTACGAAGTGAACCGGCCCGACCGCACAGCCCGCCGTCTGCTCGGGAAGTCGGACCCGCTCGATGCGCAGGCTGCCGCGCGGGCCGTGCTCAGCGGTCGCGCCCGGGCCCGGGCCAAAACCGGCGACGGGCCGGTCCACAGCGCCCGGATGTTCAAACTCGCCAAGGACTCCGCGGTCAAGGCCCGCACACAGGCGATCAACCAGCTCAAGGCCGTCCTGGTCATCGCCGACCCCGCCCTGCGGGAACGACTGTCCAGCCTGGGCAATGCCGAGCTGTTCCGCACCTGCGCACGCCTCGGCCCACCCGATGGTGGGGGAGACGAGGACGCGGTGGCCCAGGCCACCCACATGACGTTGCGCATGCTCGCCGAACGCATCGAACAGCTCACCGGGCAGATCGATGAGCTGAACCAACGCCTGACCCAGCTCGTCGAACACCATGCCCCACAGCTGCTCGTACCGGTGGGCATCGGCCCGGACAGCGCCGTCACCCTGCTGATCACCATGGGAGACAACCCCGAGCGGCTGAACACCGAGGCATCCTTTGCTGCCCTTTGCGGAGTCAGCCCGGTCGAGTATTCGTCGGGCCGGCGGAGCACGCGCCGGCTCAACCACGGCGGCGACCGCCAGGCGAACGCCGCCCTGCACCGCATCGTGTTCACCCGACTGCGCCACGACCCGCGCACCCAGGCGTACTACGAACGCCGCACCCAGGAGGGCAAGACCCGACGCGAGATCATCCGATGCCTCAAGCGATATGCCGCCCGCGAGGTCTTCAACCTGGTCAGAACGGTACCCGGCGTTCCCCCGTTATAG
- a CDS encoding MFS transporter: MSRSDAPQTDVQHEAPARAPLVLASLIIVAAVANLNLSVANVALPAIGKAFDSSQTTLNLIAVGYSLGLAASVLYLGAIGDRHGRKLLLLLGVALSVPACLLAAYAPNDTILVAARIIGGLSAGMAYPTTLALITALWAGPGRTKSIALWSALGGGISMLGPLIAGALLQQFYWGSVFLITLPLAVVALIMALMFVPAHANESTEPVDNLGGILSILLVAGLVLAINFAAVPNQGTLVIGLVLIALAAAAAFFWRQHRVANPLYDLHIAGRRTFWVAACAGIIVFGSLTGSAFVSQQYLQNVLEYDSVEAGAAILPLVVMTVLVAPRSAKLVETHGARTTLLIGYVFLLLAFGWMLLFWGEGSNYWQIGLAYVFIGTGVAFAGTPASHSLTGSVPVRRAGMASGTADLQRDLGGAIMQSVMGALLTAGYASAFSSAIAASSKSNNVSDQVQGELTKSFASADQTAQRYPKYADQIVAAARKSFLHGDDWAYTAGLLAIALGALLVFFMFPHRDAEQELLRRYHAADSESAATEESTGPGD; encoded by the coding sequence ATGTCGAGAAGTGACGCGCCGCAAACCGACGTGCAGCACGAGGCACCGGCGCGCGCACCGCTCGTCCTGGCATCCCTGATCATCGTCGCCGCGGTCGCCAACCTGAACCTGTCGGTGGCCAACGTCGCCCTGCCCGCGATCGGGAAGGCGTTCGACTCGTCCCAGACCACACTGAACCTGATCGCCGTGGGCTACTCCCTCGGCCTGGCCGCATCGGTGCTCTACCTGGGGGCGATCGGCGACCGTCACGGCCGCAAGCTGCTGCTGCTCCTCGGTGTCGCCCTCTCCGTCCCCGCCTGCCTGCTCGCCGCCTACGCGCCGAACGACACCATCCTCGTGGCGGCCCGGATCATCGGGGGACTCTCGGCCGGCATGGCCTACCCGACCACCCTGGCGCTGATCACCGCCCTGTGGGCGGGGCCGGGGCGGACGAAGTCGATCGCGTTGTGGTCGGCCCTGGGCGGCGGCATCTCCATGCTGGGGCCGCTGATCGCGGGCGCGCTGCTCCAGCAATTCTACTGGGGGTCGGTATTCCTGATCACCCTGCCCCTCGCCGTGGTCGCGCTGATCATGGCGCTGATGTTCGTCCCCGCGCACGCCAACGAGTCGACCGAACCGGTGGACAACCTCGGCGGCATCCTCTCCATCCTCCTGGTCGCGGGACTCGTGCTGGCGATCAACTTCGCCGCCGTCCCCAACCAGGGGACCCTGGTCATCGGCCTGGTTCTGATCGCCCTCGCTGCCGCAGCGGCGTTCTTCTGGCGTCAGCACCGGGTTGCCAACCCGTTGTACGACCTCCACATCGCCGGCCGGCGCACCTTCTGGGTCGCTGCATGCGCCGGCATCATCGTGTTCGGCTCCCTGACGGGGTCGGCCTTCGTCAGCCAGCAGTACCTGCAGAACGTGCTCGAGTACGACTCCGTCGAAGCCGGCGCCGCCATCCTCCCCCTCGTCGTGATGACGGTGCTCGTGGCACCGCGGTCCGCGAAGCTGGTCGAGACGCACGGCGCCCGCACGACCCTGCTGATCGGTTATGTGTTCCTCCTCCTCGCCTTCGGCTGGATGCTGCTGTTCTGGGGCGAGGGCAGCAACTACTGGCAGATCGGCCTTGCCTACGTGTTCATCGGCACCGGGGTCGCCTTCGCCGGGACGCCCGCCTCGCACTCGCTGACCGGCTCGGTGCCCGTTCGACGGGCAGGAATGGCCTCGGGCACCGCGGACCTGCAACGCGACCTCGGTGGAGCCATCATGCAGTCCGTCATGGGTGCGCTGCTCACCGCCGGCTACGCCTCGGCGTTCAGCTCGGCGATCGCCGCGTCATCCAAGAGCAATAACGTGTCGGACCAGGTCCAGGGCGAGCTGACGAAGTCGTTCGCCTCCGCCGATCAGACCGCCCAGCGGTACCCCAAATACGCCGACCAGATCGTCGCGGCCGCCCGCAAGTCGTTCCTCCACGGCGACGACTGGGCCTACACCGCTGGCCTGCTCGCGATCGCGCTGGGTGCGCTGCTGGTCTTCTTCATGTTCCCGCACCGGGACGCCGAGCAGGAGCTCCTTCGGCGCTACCACGCCGCAGACTCCGAGTCCGCCGCCACCGAGGAGTCGACCGGCCCCGGAGACTGA
- a CDS encoding catalase family protein, translated as MAAQFVRYTPDVDTVEPDFDKNLQTVIERTERYIAESVEAGGTGRALRDAHAKGYGLIRGEVEILDGLAPEYAQGIYATPGTHDALIRFSNGSPHAGADARLGAATGLALKMFDIPGPTLLEDEPDTGTFDYANINGPIFFCNTVEHYLFIQELFLNAPAYFSQGRPGAHRFFTDFVTGKGTLDQDNWAWDEFLAFLRLSKTPPANVLLSSYWTMGAVRHGDYIAKVRITPDPSSAAAVVRRTIDPTSAAEVFRPALQGELQERPYAFDIQVQLCTDLERMPVEDTTVEWPEKLSPPVTVAKLRLPQQDISSPENLEKMDSLSFTPWRVTAEHAPLGNIMRARKDVYRHSSIERHKLNQQPRTEPRSADEVLGPAQ; from the coding sequence ATGGCAGCACAGTTCGTCCGCTACACGCCTGACGTCGATACCGTTGAGCCGGATTTCGACAAGAACCTGCAGACGGTGATCGAGAGGACCGAGAGGTACATCGCCGAGTCGGTCGAGGCCGGTGGCACCGGCCGGGCCCTGCGCGACGCCCACGCCAAGGGCTACGGACTAATCCGAGGAGAAGTGGAGATCCTGGACGGGCTTGCACCCGAGTACGCCCAGGGAATCTACGCGACTCCGGGAACCCACGATGCGCTCATCCGCTTCTCCAACGGCTCGCCCCACGCCGGAGCCGACGCGCGACTGGGCGCGGCCACCGGACTGGCGCTGAAGATGTTCGACATCCCCGGCCCGACTCTCCTGGAGGACGAACCGGACACGGGCACATTCGACTACGCCAACATCAACGGACCGATCTTCTTCTGCAACACGGTCGAGCACTACCTGTTCATCCAGGAACTGTTCCTGAACGCGCCGGCCTACTTCTCCCAGGGCCGACCCGGCGCGCATCGTTTCTTCACCGATTTCGTGACCGGAAAGGGAACCCTGGACCAGGACAACTGGGCGTGGGACGAGTTCCTGGCCTTCCTGCGCCTGTCGAAGACCCCTCCGGCAAACGTGCTGCTGTCGAGCTACTGGACCATGGGCGCGGTCCGGCACGGGGACTACATCGCCAAGGTGCGCATCACACCCGACCCGTCCTCCGCCGCCGCGGTGGTCCGGCGCACCATCGACCCGACCTCGGCGGCGGAGGTCTTCCGGCCGGCCCTGCAAGGCGAGCTGCAGGAGCGGCCCTACGCCTTCGACATCCAGGTCCAGCTCTGCACCGACCTGGAGCGCATGCCGGTGGAGGACACCACCGTGGAGTGGCCCGAGAAACTCTCACCACCCGTCACCGTCGCGAAGCTGCGGCTGCCGCAGCAGGACATCTCCAGCCCGGAAAACCTGGAGAAGATGGACTCACTGTCCTTCACCCCCTGGCGGGTCACCGCGGAACACGCGCCCCTGGGCAACATCATGCGGGCCCGCAAGGACGTCTACCGGCACTCCTCCATCGAACGCCACAAGCTCAACCAGCAGCCGCGCACAGAACCCCGCAGCGCCGACGAGGTACTCGGCCCGGCCCAGTGA
- a CDS encoding Dyp-type peroxidase — protein sequence MDTADSSGEAGVRVEIDDIQSGALRPRPVPYEGKYILLRVDDRHAGRALLRRLLPVTSGGLPSADRTQDAWVAVAFTYRGLKALGVPQESLDSFPRAFREGMAARAELIGDVGESAPAHWEAPFGTGDIHIALSALSSDTAQLDKELERARVAYEDTPGVQVIWQQEVKQLPTGRTTLGFRDGISHPNIEGVGLPGSNPQEVPIKAGEFILGYPDETGNLPPMPSPDVLGRNGTYVAVRKAHTNVAAWRRYLRANSSSAEEEALLAAKMVGRWPSGAPLALAPEHDDPELAADPHRVNNFLYQENDDRGFRCPAGAHVRRVNPRDSTIIGDARMHRLIRRGTTYGPPLPEGVLEDDGAERGLVGAFIGAHIERQFEFIKAEWVNDGNFIGYPGEKDAVAGNHGGTGSVTIPEKPVRRRLRNLPSFVVIRGGEYCFLPGLRALRWIAELED from the coding sequence ATGGACACCGCGGACAGCAGCGGCGAGGCCGGTGTGCGCGTCGAGATCGACGACATCCAAAGCGGGGCCCTGCGTCCGAGGCCCGTGCCCTACGAGGGAAAGTACATTCTCCTGCGCGTCGACGACCGCCACGCAGGGCGTGCTCTGCTGCGCCGGCTGCTCCCGGTGACCTCGGGGGGCCTGCCCAGCGCGGACCGGACCCAGGATGCCTGGGTGGCTGTGGCGTTCACCTACCGGGGGCTGAAGGCCCTGGGGGTACCGCAGGAGTCCCTGGACAGCTTTCCGCGGGCGTTTCGCGAGGGCATGGCCGCTCGGGCGGAACTGATCGGCGACGTGGGCGAGAGTGCACCGGCCCACTGGGAGGCACCGTTCGGAACCGGCGACATCCACATCGCGTTGAGCGCCCTCTCCTCCGATACAGCGCAACTGGACAAGGAGCTGGAGCGAGCCCGCGTCGCCTACGAGGACACGCCCGGTGTCCAGGTGATCTGGCAGCAGGAGGTGAAACAGCTTCCGACGGGGCGCACCACCCTCGGCTTCCGTGACGGCATCAGCCATCCGAACATCGAGGGCGTCGGACTGCCCGGCTCCAATCCTCAGGAAGTCCCCATCAAGGCCGGGGAGTTCATCCTCGGCTACCCCGACGAAACCGGCAATCTACCGCCCATGCCCAGCCCTGATGTGCTGGGGCGCAACGGGACCTACGTTGCCGTACGCAAGGCCCACACCAACGTGGCGGCCTGGCGCCGGTACCTGCGCGCGAACAGCTCCAGCGCCGAGGAGGAGGCACTCCTGGCGGCGAAGATGGTCGGGCGATGGCCCAGCGGGGCGCCGCTGGCGCTGGCGCCGGAGCACGACGATCCGGAGCTGGCGGCCGATCCGCACCGCGTCAACAACTTCCTGTACCAGGAGAACGACGACCGAGGGTTCCGGTGCCCCGCCGGTGCACACGTCCGGCGTGTCAACCCCCGCGATTCCACGATCATCGGCGACGCGCGGATGCACCGCTTGATCCGCCGCGGCACCACCTACGGGCCGCCGCTGCCCGAGGGGGTGCTGGAGGACGACGGCGCCGAGCGCGGCCTGGTCGGAGCGTTCATCGGGGCTCACATCGAACGTCAGTTTGAATTCATCAAGGCCGAGTGGGTCAACGACGGCAACTTCATCGGCTATCCCGGCGAGAAGGACGCGGTGGCCGGGAATCACGGCGGTACCGGCAGCGTCACCATCCCGGAGAAGCCGGTCCGGCGTCGCCTGCGGAACCTGCCCAGCTTCGTGGTCATCCGCGGTGGCGAGTACTGCTTCCTGCCGGGTCTGCGTGCCCTGCGCTGGATCGCCGAGCTGGAGGACTGA
- a CDS encoding GAP family protein yields the protein MGKVLGDVLGLAAAVAISPLPIIAIILLLATPRGRLNGLVFTIGWILGLSALGAVMLVIASPAGASSRNHPATWVGALKLALGLFLVLFGARQWHRRPKDPSQAQLPKWMSAIDRLTPVKVFGLGLALSALNAKNAPLTIAAGAAIGSASLPVGQQIASLAIFVLIATLGLLAPLGVFLLGGERAKTTLGNWKEWAAQHNTAVMAALFFVIGLKLLGDGISILTS from the coding sequence ATGGGCAAAGTTCTCGGTGACGTGCTGGGTCTCGCGGCGGCTGTCGCGATCAGCCCGCTCCCGATCATCGCCATCATCCTCCTGCTCGCCACGCCTCGGGGGCGTCTCAACGGACTGGTGTTCACCATCGGCTGGATCCTGGGACTCTCGGCACTGGGCGCGGTAATGCTGGTGATCGCCTCCCCCGCAGGTGCCTCCTCCCGCAATCACCCGGCCACCTGGGTGGGAGCTCTCAAGCTCGCTCTGGGCCTGTTCCTCGTACTCTTCGGCGCCCGGCAATGGCACCGGCGCCCGAAGGATCCCTCGCAAGCCCAGCTGCCGAAGTGGATGAGCGCGATCGACCGCCTCACGCCGGTCAAGGTCTTCGGACTCGGGCTGGCCTTGTCCGCGCTCAACGCCAAGAACGCCCCACTGACCATCGCCGCGGGGGCCGCTATTGGCTCAGCCAGCCTGCCGGTAGGGCAGCAGATCGCATCGCTGGCGATCTTCGTCCTGATCGCCACCCTCGGCCTGCTGGCGCCACTGGGAGTCTTCCTGCTCGGGGGAGAGCGAGCAAAGACCACGCTCGGCAATTGGAAAGAATGGGCAGCCCAGCACAACACCGCCGTAATGGCGGCCCTGTTCTTCGTCATCGGGTTGAAACTGCTTGGAGACGGCATCTCCATCCTCACCTCCTGA
- a CDS encoding transposase, whose product MLLGTVDHLTAQIDELDRLIAQALEAVTTPHDGPAGTGTEPAADAVNARVLAERLDAVPGIGPATAQIILAEIGTDMSRFPTPEHLVSWAKLCPRTIQSGAKNSAGPAGQGNPWLKGALGEAANAAARTDTFLGARYRRIVKRRGHAKALVAVARSILVIAWHLINDSGASSYKELGADWHQRHLNPARRTRDLVRQLQALGHQVTLESVPT is encoded by the coding sequence GTGCTGCTGGGCACCGTTGACCATCTCACCGCCCAGATCGACGAACTCGACCGCCTCATCGCCCAGGCCCTGGAAGCGGTCACCACCCCACACGACGGTCCAGCGGGAACTGGCACCGAACCGGCCGCTGACGCGGTGAACGCTCGGGTCCTGGCCGAGCGGCTTGACGCCGTCCCCGGCATCGGACCGGCCACCGCGCAGATCATCCTCGCCGAGATCGGCACGGACATGAGCCGCTTCCCCACCCCCGAACACCTGGTGTCCTGGGCGAAGCTGTGTCCCAGAACCATCCAGTCCGGAGCAAAGAACAGCGCGGGCCCGGCCGGGCAGGGCAACCCCTGGCTCAAGGGGGCACTCGGGGAGGCTGCCAACGCCGCCGCCCGCACCGACACCTTCCTCGGCGCCCGCTACCGGCGCATCGTCAAACGCCGCGGACACGCCAAAGCCCTGGTCGCCGTCGCCCGCTCGATACTCGTCATCGCCTGGCACTTGATCAACGACTCCGGCGCCTCCTCCTACAAGGAACTCGGCGCCGACTGGCATCAGCGTCACCTCAACCCAGCCCGCAGGACCCGCGACCTCGTCCGCCAGCTCCAGGCCCTCGGCCACCAGGTCACCCTCGAATCCGTACCAACCTGA
- a CDS encoding IS110 family transposase, with protein sequence MEELVEDHDDGTVARVAAIDIAKASGMVCLRVPHDNIEGRRVQKVWTVASTTNAILELGDALICQGVERVVMEATGSYWRPFFYLLEARGLECWLVNARDVKNVPGRPKTDKLDAVWLAKLGERGMVRASFVPPKPVRQLRDFTRTRTVFVQERTRHKHRVDKALQDAQIKLSDVVSDLFGMSGRAMLDALVAGKRKPPRSRGTRPGQPRQKEGGPGRSPDRAVRGPPRTTAAGAAGHR encoded by the coding sequence ATGGAGGAGTTAGTAGAAGACCACGACGACGGAACGGTCGCGCGGGTCGCGGCGATCGACATCGCGAAGGCGTCCGGGATGGTCTGCCTGCGCGTCCCGCACGACAACATTGAGGGCCGCCGTGTCCAGAAGGTCTGGACGGTCGCCTCGACCACGAACGCGATCCTCGAACTCGGCGACGCGCTCATCTGCCAGGGTGTCGAGCGGGTGGTGATGGAGGCGACAGGCTCGTACTGGCGTCCGTTCTTCTATCTGCTGGAAGCCCGGGGACTGGAATGCTGGCTGGTCAACGCGCGCGACGTGAAGAACGTCCCCGGCAGGCCCAAGACCGACAAGCTGGACGCGGTCTGGCTGGCCAAGCTGGGCGAACGCGGTATGGTCCGTGCTTCGTTCGTACCGCCCAAGCCGGTCCGGCAGCTGCGGGACTTCACCCGGACCCGTACCGTGTTCGTCCAGGAACGCACCCGGCACAAGCACCGGGTGGACAAGGCCCTGCAGGACGCGCAGATCAAGCTGTCCGATGTCGTCTCGGACCTGTTCGGCATGTCGGGACGAGCCATGCTCGACGCCCTGGTCGCCGGCAAACGCAAACCCCCGCGCTCTCGCGGAACTCGCCCGGGGCAGCCTCGTCAAAAAGAAGGCGGCCCTGGCCGAAGCCCTGACCGGGCAGTTCGAGGACCACCACGCACGACTGCTGCGGGTGCTGCTGGGCACCGTTGA